The DNA segment TTGTTCAGAACAAATCAAAAGCTAAGGTAAACAAGCCAAAGGAGGAACAAGAGGGATGTTACACACCCAAAAGTTCCGGCCACATCAGTACAAGTAATATGGGAAGAAGATGAACCCCAACTAGCCAGTCCAAAATCTGAAAGCTGAAGTAATAAACGCAACGATTTAAGGATAAGTAACTGAAATCAAGTGGAAAATGTTTCAAAGGGTAACAATGTCATCACCTAACTAAGCAAGGGAAGAAAATATACTACAATACCTGAGGCTCAAAATCATCTGAAAGAAGGATATTAGAAGATTTCACATCCCTATGGATCACAGCCTGAGCACAGCCATTATGCAGATAATCCAGTGCCTCAGCTACACCCACGGCCACCTTGTACCTTTCTTGCCAACCAAATGCACTACAGTCCACCTTGTTGCCTTTGCCAGAAAGTACAAGTAAGAAAGACAAATTAGAGAATGAAAAGGTTTATGCAATCGCTAGCAAACAAAGCCAAATAAACATCTACCATGAAGGTTTTCTTCCAGGCTTCCTCTTGATAAAAAATCATACACTAGTAGCAAATGGTTGCCCTCTAAACAAAAGCCAGATATAGATATTATGTTCTTGTGGCGCAAAGTTGTAATGATCTCAATTTCCTGAACAAACTCCTTTATCACGTTTTCAGACGGCTTCAAAATTTTCACCGCCAATTCCTCGCCATCTGGAAGACATCCTCTGTAAACATAACTACAGCCACCTCTGCCAATCAAATTATCTGAAAACACAATTGAAAAAAACCAATCAGAAGATACCCCAAGCAAGCAACCAGAACAAAAACGaggaaacaaaagttgaaacGGTGAAAGCTAACCAGATGCAAAGTTGGAGGTTGCAGATAAAAGTTCCTGCAAACGATATAATCGGCACAAGGACGAGTACTTCTCTTGTAATACTAACAATTCTTCAGGAAGGCTACTCAAACCACTGCAAATGGAGGGAAGAGTAAAGAGAGTAGTTGTAGCAGATTCAAATGGCACAATGGCACCACTCACCCCATCAAGAGGGGAATCATCAATCTGCTTAAAACTAATTTGTTTATGATCTGGATGGACCACAGCAGAAGAATGACAATTCGGCTGCCGCAACGCCCGTTGAAAAACAAATGTATTCTTCATAGAAGAAGACTTATGGTTATGCTTCTTGTGATGAAACACATGGCGAAGCAGTGACCAACCAGGTTTAGGCTTCGAATTATCCACCACAACCGAAAAACAAGGAgcatcttcaagcttcttaaACGGAACCAAAGCAAGCGGATTCTCCTTCTCAACATCCTCACACAACCCTTGCTCAAACTCAGTTCCAGAACCCTCTTGCaatgcacaacttccacaactCTTCATATTCTTATTTGTGTAAACCACCAACGATTTTGACGACAAACTTGACCCTTCACACAATTTCTCTGCCACAACAGTAAAACTCTatcattctcattttttttttctgacctaactaaaaaactaaaacacaTTTTACCGACGAAGTATATTATAAAGGTCCTAAGTAAAATAGACGCAGAAAACGAAGGAATAAAGCAAAACCTCGATCACTGCAATTTCCATTAGCTTCTCTCCGGAACGCGATTTTGCCATTATCAACGGAGAAAACAGAGATACACTTCGGCAATTTCTTTGCGCAGTATTTCGCAACCCACGCGGAAGAACGAATAGTATGATAAGATTTCGAAGTTCCCAAAATCACGGTGGAAACGCCAAACGCCTTTGCCTCCTGCACCAACGCCTTCCTTACCGAACCTCCGCGACACACTTTAAGCCTCAGACCAACCTGAACGGAACCGAAAAACCGTTACGGAGTTTGGAAATGGAAAAACGCAGTAACGTAACGGCTCATTCATTTCGCGTAGCccgaaacgaaaaaaaaaaaaaacaagtaacgGCGAAAAACGAACCAACGAACCTGTTTTAGGTTGCAGAAGCCTTCATAAACGCCGAGAACGGAATCGAACGTCTTCACGAGAGATAACAGCGATGCCGTTCCCTctgtaataacaaaaaaaaaatagtaatgatTCAGATTATTAagagtaagaaaaaaaacaacgttagagagaaagaagaaagagagagagagagaggggaacCAGTGATGGAGTCGAGGACGTGAAGCGCAATGACGAGGTCGCCGGGCTCGGCGACCTTGACGAGAGCCCACGTCAGCAATTCGCGGCTGCGAGGATCTAATTTAACGCCGACGAGGACTTTCCGGCAACCGGCACCGTCGCCGATTAACATCATCGGAAGAGtcactttgtgtgtgtgtgagtgttGAATTtgttcttctctctctttctttttatttctctctctctctcttttcggtGTTGGTTGCTTTATCTTGGGAATGGCGAGAGAGGAACGAATCGTGCTCGAGGACCGTGGTGTCTAAGGGGAATGTTCTGGTGATTCGCAGGAGAGTGAGAGACTATGGATTCTGTTGTGGACCGTTGGTTGTGTCGACCGTGATTCGTTTAGTCACGTTAATTATCGCTTAGTGGACCCCGCTTCGCTGACGTGGCGAATGCTGAATCATCAGTGTGCTGCTGATTGGATGTGGGAAGTCGCATTCAGGTTCTGTAGACTGCACTTCAGAGTCTACTCTTTGAAAAAGACTGCTTTGCGTTTCAGAAGCCTCCTTCTTCACAGTGATTCATACTCAATTTTATGTTTCTTCACAAATgtaaatgtttttcattttttgtcatAAATTCCTAATAttacatttctttttttaatgatagTTTTGTTAGTAAAATCTGTCAcattttatctctttctttctctctctttcaaccTCTACCCCGCTTTATATTATCTTCCTAGACTACATCTTATTGTACTGTGAAAGAAATTCTGTTCATTTGACCTcagattaaacataaaaaactcAAATCAAGACACTTTACTATCAAATAAATTGGAAATTCTTATGAAAACTTgtgtttttaaacatttttgtaacatattttgataattaattacaaaaataaatttaacaatgttTAGTTTTGTTGGATGCTGTGATGTACTAATTATTTcatgcttattattattattgttaaataaaCACTTTTCACCAAATAAATAGTCATCTCattaaaaaagagaacaaattttttaacaaaaaaaaaagaaatggggTTAAAGAAGTATAAACAAAACTAATTGTCACCCTTTATAACATAAATATCTGATcatttaataaagaatgaatGATATAccatgtaataaattttttatattggtatagcaaattttaaataaaatttattaatttttataataattattttaaagatggTTTTTCAGTTAATAGTGTAAAAAGATTATACTAACATGCACATTGAATCCTTTTGTAGAAACATTCTGAATATTATCgtataaaagtaaatatttcgAAAGAAATTGAGTAAATGTTGTGTTTAATCAAagtttaaagtaaaatataataataacaattcgacttatgcaatatttttaataaacagTGTTGGAATCAAAATTTGGGATTGCATGACTAtcttaaactcttttttttttttttttttgcgactGTCTTAATCTCTGAACATATCAAAACATGGAAGCTTGATTTACAGTATAACTAATAAACTTACGGGATAAACTTTACTCATTGGTTGGCATGTTACATGTTTTAGTGTTATTATGAAAGTTGGCTAAGATGCTGTGTGGCAGAATATACAATTATGTgacaaaataataatgttaGTGGTCAAATCATTCAAAGGAAACTTTAATGCGGGGTCCACATTATTTAGAATGATTCTGCTTTCTTGTTCATTCATGTACACCATTAAATGTTAATCAGCCATTGAAAATGGTGAAAAACTGTTTTTCATGTTATTTTCAAGCCCATTAATATTACTAAAACTCTAGGTTACTAATGTGGGTTATTCAATTAACAGATTGATAAATTAACTATCGTATCATAATTACTAATTATTAATTCATGTATGAAATACTAATATTCAGTTTTATTAATATAGTTTGATTCTCGAGTCTTTCCTTTTTAAGCATATGGTGAGACATCCATTCTTTGAGCGTTTGAGTCGAtccatatataagaaaaatatttatttgaaaagattAATCCATTACATGAAAATCAATATCTCAAATTGGCGTGTGAAAGTCATTTTCGctcaataataaatattgagaTAGTATAATAATACAAAAGATCTTGTTATTATCATCTCATTATCATAGTATCACTTGTTGTCTGGCACGTGTcttcacaattaaattaaaatatgcgaGTGCATGTGTGTCTTTGTTCTCTCTAAATGCACAAGAGTTATACAAGTTTGAATTTTCACATAATTAACAATAGTTATagttaagatattttatttataagcgatgatatgtggacgacatattttcatcattaaatgcGGTACAACTCATTTAATAGAAAACAATATGGAGTAGTTATATCAACAAATTTAAGGgacaattgcaattcattaaagCCATCAATTCATAAAATAGGTAACTCTTGTGTGGGAGATCCTGCCCCAAGATTTCCCTAATGTCTTCTAATGAATTCAGGATGTTGGAAGTTCGTAGTCCAAACCTTTGTGCTAACCTACTACTAGTAcaattttcactaaaataaatgcaacatttctaaataaaattatagccAAAGTTTTACGTGCATATCAAGATATTAGGCGCGGGAAAAAATGTTGGAAAGCTCATGTAAAATATACCATTCCAATCCAAGAAGATGGCATTACCTATAAAAGAAAGTGTTGAACACTATACATGCCACCAATTTTGTTATAGAAGGGACCCATGCAATACTAGCCGTTCTAAAAGCAAACCAAAGACAAATAAGTGTGGGGGAAAACCAGAGATTGCTTACGGAGTCAGAAATACTCTGTAAATCAAAAGTTTGATTCTTTTCCCCACCCTGAGTATTCAATTCTAATTATGCTAAGTTAGCCATTGTTGGGAAGTTATGAAtgagataacttttttttaccatGATATATATTGGTATTGGTGTGAAGCTATTTCTATcagaattattgattttttttagtactataaacaaaacaaattaaatattatatatctaagatgaaataagatttaaatatttgaccacttaaaaatataaattgttacCACTTAAATCAACTATGTTACTGATAATTTATGAATGAGATTACGAGTAGCTCATAATAATCTTTTCactaataacaataaaataatgaaacactcaaatttaaagataaatgatATCTTCCTGAAtgcatcattatttttttttttcataaacattAGTATGTCTTTTACATGATAGTATATTGATGATTCTTTAAATGTAATAAAGAATATAAGTACGCGATTAcattagttttaaatatttttattattaatttagtccCTTGAAAATTTAGAATATCTTCACATTCatccttataaaattaaaaataacaacataaaagaatacattcaaaatttatttattatctttgaAAGAGTGAattaataagattatttttaaaaatttattctaataggtaacaaattaaaaatgtattctaataaaaataatcacaGTAACGGGTAGCGAGTGCCCGAAGCTAATCGaatgaaataagaaaataagaaaattttgatgcccctttttttgttttcgttACAACTCAAGCCGAGAAAGAGAATTAGGTATTAGATCTTTATAGCTTGATTATCAAATTAtacttttgtatttatatttccTTAACGTGAAGCCTCAAAAACTGCTGTTTCTGACGGCTCGAATCAACCaactattaataaataaaaaaattagattaaattttgtattgttacaaataaattattccacgaaaactaaaaaaatatatttcataatttgataattatgtcGATATTTCATATTGGCTAAATGTGATACATAATTTTCGTCACACTACTCGATTAGAAAATTATTCAttgtacaaaattttaattgtaatattggGCTAGTTTGTTTAGacacattttttaaagtaagtgttttttaaataatatagacAATTTTATGATGTTCTAatgtttttgtataaattgtttcttcttaaaatgagttattttctgttttttaagaagcaaattttattgattgattaaaaagcacttattttaaagttattttttcaaaaatttaaacaaacttccCCAAACTATGCACATAACATCCGAAACTCATGCCTTATAACAACACACTTGACCTTAAGTTCATATTACTACATTgatagtaattattttattaaatgaatttataataaaaatttagcaGTAAATGATATGTTTATCCTACACACATTACCTCCATAAAATGATCGATCCGAATTTCGATTGCATtgatatgaaattataaaactgaTCTAGCAGTGAAGGGAAGATAGAGAGTGAGAAGGTACATCTTCAACTTTTTtactaacaattaacaactaacatgtgttttgttaataaaaaaaattacattgataTTATTACAGGCTTGAGATGAGATTGCATTTTTTTACATCTTTTCAATGGAGATGAGGTCACTTTGATTGTTCAAAAGTAAgagtaaaataaacaatattagttgaaataataatcataaatgtgttaaaaaaatcaaattaaagttCTCATCAACAGTTGGCtgagattaaatattttatcctttCTCATTTTTAAAGAAGCCAAATTCCTTTAAACCAGTTTCCTCTGCCCTTATTCCTTCCTACAAAGCTACTCAAACTTTTGTGttcattttttaagtaaaaaataaagtgaactTTGTGTTTATTTCACATGTAAGAAGTGCGCACATGTAGTTGATCATATCATTTGTCCTCTGCGAATCTGGCTAAACCATCAACATCTAAATGTGCACCTAACCTTGGTAGCGTTGGGTTTCATTTGATGCCTTTTCCCTACCTTGAAATTCCATGCACCACTATTGAAGTCAAGATTAGAATAAGAGAGGTTTTTATTGCAGAGAAtagaaaaaaaggtaaaggaagaatatttaaaatattctaaaaagaACATATGGGAAAGACTTTTCCATCTTTCTGGTTGAAAATGATGCTACCCACTACCTTTGGCAGTATGGTCGAAGCTGCACTTCATGAAGCCGAAGGACAACTCTGGCCATAAGCTATAATTTAATCCTGACCTCTTGGTTACCTACTTTCATGAAGATaccgatttaaaaaaaaaaaactttcatgaAGATAaattgaattgtaaaaaaaaaagtgcaaaagTTATATGTCAATCAGAGAAATAAGAAAAGTGAGTATGGATTAtggaagatgaaaaataaagaaaaaatatagtaGAATAAGGAtcattttggataaatttttctaGAAGTACTTTTAAGggaaaaaattagaaaagaaaataagataaattttttcataagttaaaatcaatttttcattaaataatttataaaaactctTTCATATAACTTAtctaaaatacaaaaagacatctacaaataaatttatggttaattaataaagaatttattttaacttatgaagtaacctatttgtttttcttttgttaaaagtgttttgaaagaaatttaaatatgtacGACACTTTGAATTGCTAAAAGATTATTGTCTGCATGAGCTTTGGGCGGGATTAACATGCCGCATATTTGTAAACCGTCCATTATCAAGTACCTAAGCAAAATGCAAGTTGTCTTTAGTTACTCCCTAGTTGCCCTTATTCACACGTTTCCATTATttagaaaagagttttttttattaagaatttaACCATTTTAAGAAAACTAGTACGGTGATATTGGAAAACTGAACTTCCAGACAtccttatttaattatcaaattgcaTTATTATAGAAGATACAAAATACAACTGAACACCACAGTAGTCGGCATACAAATGACTCTAGAAAGTTTCATTTACTGTTTACCTTTAGATGAAGAGAATGGAAACGATATTTGTTTAAAGTAAAAATTCCCTTATTCAAgaattattttaagtaaaaagaataaaatgaagatTCTTAGGCAAGAGACTAACCGTCTTTTCTTTTCCATCCAAACTCCTGGCATGAGGGGATTTAGAGAGCTTTTTAAAATGATGCCACTAAAACGAGAAGTTAATCATATCACCTAATCCTTTCTTACTCATTTGTGTAATCATTCCATGATTTTAATTTGGATGGAAATTAACATTTCCCCCAACATCCGTTCGATCAAGTTTCAAATACTCGACAAaagtaaaaatcatttaaaactaTACCATAAAATGTCgtgcatgaaaaataaaaggcaaaaaaaaaaaaaagatatcgaGAAAATTTTTCTATATCTAAAACTGTCGTGAACATTTGAATCTCTGCTTGCTTGTAATGTGAAAAATCAGCAACATGGTTGCGGCCAAAAAGATAACGTGTCTGTATTTTGGGCAAAATATTAAAAGCCCATACGCACATGATCTGCAAATTAACAATAAACCGATTAGATGCGTCGGCCAGGATAACTTGAAAAAAACCTTCCatgcagaaaaaaaataattcaatggcTTTGATCCACAATAAAgcattataaaattattctacGATACAGATTCAATTTCCATGCTACTTATATGCTTTGATTAGATTAAagcatacacaaaaaaaaaaaataataaattaggtCATTGGCAGAGAAAATTGAAACATGATTTATGACTTGGTTACTAAGTATGGATTTAGTGCTCCCTCCTTAGCTACAGTCAAACAATTGCTATGAGCTTGCCCTCGCACATGCTCCCTCAGATTTAGCAAATGAAGTGTTTCGTGACAGCCTAGCCCACCATGTGCTCCACAAACAGACGGTGTGACCAAATTTTCTTGATTTGAAAAAGATTGAAAATTTGTACCTCAGTATTACAAAATGCATACTAGTTGATGCAAATGAAACAAAAGTCTATGTAATTTATGTCACTGTAGTGCATCTGCAGTTCTCGTCCAtatctaaataaataaacaagaagCTTGCATTACACCCTACTTTTGCATGAGAAAAAGTTTTAAGAGATTGTCCTATATTTCAGCTGCCTTCCACGAGGGCTTATAATGATAATTTAGATATCAGCCTaccaatagaaaattaaatatcatagaCAGGAATTGATCAATCCCAATACCCTTCATCAAATGGCTTCAAGGGCATACTTATACAAAGGAGATCCAATTGAAAAAAttcttccattatttttttattaagttaatGCTACAAGTTCCTACGCAAGAGATAAAACGATTTGGCAAACATTGGCATATTAGAACCGGCATAAGTTTTGGTAATGCATGCTCAAAAAGTTTGACAGACTACATTACCGGTGCTTaaacaaacacataataataataaattaaaaaaaacaaaaaaaaaaaacagaaaggtTCTGGATGCTCAACCTGGTTTTCCTTCTACACAGTTGAGATGAATCATTGAGAATAGATCAGACACCACGATGGGGGCAGACATTAGCAAAGTGAGATGGATCACCACACGTATAGCATCTTCTACCAGAAATAGGATCTCCAGTGGCTGACATAAATGTTGTGTTAGCAGTACGAGATCCATACTGACCACCTCTACCACGAGATCCACGTCCACCAGTTTGCCTAGGATTCAAGGCTGGAATACTATTTGAGCGTGTAACACTTCTGCCTCCAGTGCCAGCATTGAGGCTATCCTCCCATCTGTGATAGGGGTGATAAggattatttaaacaaaataactATCTCAAAACCATGCAATATGTTTGGTTTCTCTAAGCTGCTTGAAACATCATCTATCACATTATTGAAAATAAAGAGTTGATGCCTCTTCAAAAATTAGATTCATAGACTATGTAATGGTGAGGTGatcatatttaaattcaattttataaatgtCAATTTGAGCTATTTGTGTGGATGAAAAGCAGCCTAAGAGGAAGAGGTTGGAAGCTTAATCATTCTGTTGTCAAGAGTCTAGACATTATTAAGTGCTAAGTGTCAAAGATGTGACAGTTACAAAAATTTGACATAGATAATCAAAGACAATTCTCCTGCCCTTGTTACAAACAAGAAACTCCACAAATAAAACCATGCACAAGGTAAAATAACACCAGCCAGTAAACTCAATTTGTTGAAATTCTTCATATTTGTGGCACTCCTAAGAGAAAATATAGCACAAAAAGCtgaaatataattatacaaaaaataaataaaaataaagagttcACGTACACAAAGAAGTTGCATTCCTGTGATTGACACGAGTAGAACTTCCTTCCCCTGTTGTTTACTGTATTTGCAGTTCGCAAAACACATGGTGTTCCACACGAACTGCATGAAACAGAAGCTTCCCCTGCATTGTT comes from the Glycine soja cultivar W05 chromosome 6, ASM419377v2, whole genome shotgun sequence genome and includes:
- the LOC114415802 gene encoding probable receptor-like serine/threonine-protein kinase At5g57670, with protein sequence MMLIGDGAGCRKVLVGVKLDPRSRELLTWALVKVAEPGDLVIALHVLDSITEGTASLLSLVKTFDSVLGVYEGFCNLKQVGLRLKVCRGGSVRKALVQEAKAFGVSTVILGTSKSYHTIRSSAWVAKYCAKKLPKCISVFSVDNGKIAFRREANGNCSDREKLCEGSSLSSKSLVVYTNKNMKSCGSCALQEGSGTEFEQGLCEDVEKENPLALVPFKKLEDAPCFSVVVDNSKPKPGWSLLRHVFHHKKHNHKSSSMKNTFVFQRALRQPNCHSSAVVHPDHKQISFKQIDDSPLDGVSGAIVPFESATTTLFTLPSICSGLSSLPEELLVLQEKYSSLCRLYRLQELLSATSNFASDNLIGRGGCSYVYRGCLPDGEELAVKILKPSENVIKEFVQEIEIITTLRHKNIISISGFCLEGNHLLLVYDFLSRGSLEENLHGNKVDCSAFGWQERYKVAVGVAEALDYLHNGCAQAVIHRDVKSSNILLSDDFEPQLSDFGLASWGSSSSHITCTDVAGTFGYLAPEYFMHGRVTDKIDVYAFGVVLLELLSNRKPINNECPKGQGSLVMWAIPILEGGKFSQLLDPSLGSEYDDCQIRRMILAATLCIRRVPRLRPQISLILKLLHGDEEVIRWAEQEVIAPQELDGCDEEPVPTNIQSHLNLALLDLEDDTISISSTEQSVSLEDYLHGRWSRSSSFD